The Natronobacterium texcoconense genome includes the window AAACCACCGAGAGCATCGAAGTCGCCAACGATCGAGTCTCGCGGGCCGTCGACGAGGTCCACCGGACGGTCGACGGACTCGGGCGAATCACCGACGCCGTCGGCGAAGTCTCGAGCGGAATCGAGACCGTCGCGGACGCGACAGACGATCAGGCGGCGAGTACGGAGGAGGTTGCGAGTATGATCGACCGGATCGCCGACGACGCCCGTGATATCGCCGACGAGATGGAAGACGTCGCGAGCGCGATCAGCGAGCAGAGCGACCGAACCGAAGAGATCGAGTCGTCGGTCGCTCGCCTGACCGACGACAAGTAACGGACGGTCGTCGTACGAAAGCCCGGTTCTCTTTTCGCTGGTCGACCAACTCGAGCCACGATGATCGGAGCCTACACCGTCGGCAAGAAAGCGGTCACGTTCGGCTACAAGCGCTACGGCATTCCGGGAGCGGTCGCCTCGGGCGGCGTCGCACTGGCGGGATACGTCGCCGTCCGACGGGCGCTGCGTTCGCGGACCGACGCGGACGACGCTACGCTCGAGTCGGCGATCGATGCTGATTCGATCACGTCGGCGGTTCGAAACGAGGGGCTCGAGGCGGTGACGAACACGGAGACGCTCGGCGATGCGATCGACGAGGACGAACTGGGGTCGGCGGTCGACGTCGAAGACCTCGGTTCGTCGATCGAAGACGCGGACGAGTTGTCGGAGTCCGAGGAGTAGCTACTCGCCGCGAAGGTCGTTCACGTGGTCGATTCGCTGCTGGACGAGGTCGGGTTTCCCGATGTCGTGGCGGACGTGCAGCCCCTCGTCGCCGGCGACTGCGAGCGCGTCCTCGGCAATTTCCTCGGCGTCGGTGATCGAGTCTGCGACGCCGACAACGGCGAACGCACGCGAGGTCGTCGTGTAGATGCCGTCGTCGCGTTCGTCCACACTGGCGTAGTAGAGCAGTGCATCCCCTGCACTCTCCTCGTCGACTTTCACTTTCGCGCCCGCGTCGGGATCCGTCGGATACCCCTCGGGGACGGCGTACTTGCAGACCGTCGCCTGGTCTGCGAACTCGAGTTCCGGGATTGGTTCGCCGTCTCGAGCGGCGGTGAGCACGTCGAGAAAGTCCGTCTCGAGGACGGGCAGGGTGTTCATCGCCTCGGGATCGCCAAAGCGGGCGTTGAACTCGACGACTTTCGGACCGTCGGCGGTGAGCATGAACTGGCCGTAGAGGATTCCTCGATAGTCCTCGAGGGCGTCGACGGTCGCCTCGATGATCGAGACGGCCTCCTCGTAGTCGTCTTCGGTCATGAATGGAAGCGCGGTCGTCGCGTCGGAGTAGCTCCCCATCCCGCCGGTGTTCGGTCCCTCGTCGCCCTCGTAGGCGCGCTTGTGGTCCTGGACCGCGGGTGCGGTCTCGAAGGTGTCGTTGGCGACGAACGCCTGAATCGTGAACTCCTCGCCGATCAGCCGTTCCTCGAGGACGATCCGGTCGTAGTCGGACTCGCGGATGTACTCTTTGCCCTCCTCGGCGGTGACCTGGTCGCCGATGACCTTGACGCCCTTGCCGCCCGTGAGTCCGGCGGGCTTGATCGCCAGGTCGCCGTCGTACTCGTCGATGAACTCACACGCGGCGTCCATGTCGTCGAACGTCTCGAAGTCGGGACAGCCCGGCACGTCGTTCTTCTCCATGAACCGCCGCTGGAAGGCCTTGTCCGTCTCGATGCGGGCGTCTTCCTCCTTCGGGCCGAAGGCGTAGACGCCGGCGTCTTCGAGTTCGTCGGCGACGCCCGCCTCGAGCGGCGCTTCGGGGCCGATGACGGCGATGTCGGCGCTGATCTCTTCAGCGTACTCGAGGACTGCCTTGGGGTTGGTCGTCTCGAGCGTCTCGAACCCTTCGGCGATCCGGGCGATGCCGGGGTTGCGGTTGCCAGCGCAGGCGTAGAGGTCGGCGTCACTGTCCTCCAGTGCGCGTGCGATGGCGTGTTCGCGGCCACCGCCACCGATCAGGAGCACCGTCTCTGTCATGGTCGATAGCGGGACGCACGTTGGTGTAAAGGTTATCCTTTATCGAGAGTGTGTTGTACACGAACGTGGCTAAGTTCTGTGGGGTCGAGTCAACGAAACGACTATACAAAACGCGGGTAACTGTTGTCGATATGAACCGCCGCCCGTTCCTCCAGACGATCGCAACCGGCGGAGCCCTCCTTTCTGCTGGCTGCGTCGAATCGATCCCGTTCACGACGACGCGACTCGAGTCGGAGGACGTGTTCGAGGAGTACTGGTACGAGGAGACGGAACTGGTCGTCCAGTTCCGCGAAGACGTCGACGTCGAACGCGCAGTCCTGACCGACCTGGGGACCGACGAGGAGTACGAGACGACCGAACAGCCCGGCCCGACCGTTCGATTTCCGGTCGTGTTCCCGGAACGGCGGGAGACGTACCTCTCACAATCGTTGCGGGTCACAGCCGAAACGCCCGACGGAGAGGGTCGACTGGGGGTTGGAGGACCAGTCCACGCGTATGTAGACACGCTCGAACCCCTTCCGGACGGTCGGGCCCGCCTCGAGATCGAGAGTCAAACCGACGCGCCGTTGCTCGTCGGGTTCGTCGGTGTCTACGGCGACGTGCCGAACCCGACGGCCGACCCACAGAGTGATTCGTTCGATCCGTCGACGTTCGAGGCAGAGCCGGGGGTCGTCGGCGTCGGAGCGAACCGACCGCTGTCACCGTCCCGGACCGATCTCGTCGTTCCGCCGGGAGAGACGCGGGCCTTCGAGACGACCTACGCACCCTTCGCGTTCTCGGATAGCACGGCCTCGAGCGCCTGTGACGGCGAGGAACGTCGGGGGAAGGTCGCGGTCGTCCACGGCTCCGGCGGGAGCGCGGCATACGACTTCACGTACCGCCTCGAGGGGGAATCGGCGGCGCTCGAGGACGGACTCGAGGCCAGCGTGTGCGACGAAATCCAAGGCGGGCGGTGATCGGACTGCGATCGCGGGTCTCCCACGACTCGCTTGACCGGTCGTTTCAAGGGACCTGCGTCTGTACCGGATCGGTATGTCCCCTGACACCCCTCCACAGACGAGGCGCGAGAACACCAGCTACGAGCGACACGGCGATATCGTGGAGGATCCGTACCGCTGGCTCGAGAAGGGCGGCGAGGACGTCGACGAGTTCGTCGACCGACAGAACGAGTACGCCGACGCCTACCTCGAGTCGCTCGAGGTTCGAGAACGGCTCCACCCGCAGTTCGAATCGCTCGCCCGAACGACCGATTACGGCTCGATCACGCCCGCGCTGACCGGCTACTTCCAGGAGGTCGAAACCGCCGACGACGACCAGCACGTCCTCTCCTTCCGCGAATCGCTCGAGGACGACCGCGAGGCGCTCGTCGATCCCAACGAGTTCAGCGAGGACGCCACGAAGTCGATGGGCTGGTGGACCGTCTCACCGGAGGGCGAGCGACTCGCCTACGGCGTCGACGAGGGCGGCGACGAACTGTACGACGTGACCGTCGTCGAAGTTCCGTCGGGCGACGTCCTCGAGGAGCTACCCGCCCTCGGCCGCGCGAACGCCGGGATGTTCGCGTGGACACCGGACGGCTTCTACTACGGCCGTACCGGTCTCGAGGGCGAGGCCCAACTCGAGACGGAGATTTGCTATCACGAGCACGGTGACGACATCAACGAGGACGCGCTGGTGTACGAAGTCGACGATCCGGCGACGTGGCCGATGCTCACGACAGACCGTGACGGCAAGCACCTGCTGGTCGCGCTCGTGGCGGGCTGGGAGCGAAGCGACCTCTACTACGCCGATGTCGGCGAGACCGAACTGACGCCGGTGATCGCCGACGCCGAACACTTCTACATGCCGCTGATCCACGGCGACACGGCGTACGTCCGAACCGATCTCGATGCCCCATACTATCGCTTCCTCGAGATCGACCTCTCCGGAGACGTCGGCGAAGTCGAACCTGCCGACCTGCCCGAGGTCGTCCCGGAACGCGAGGGGATCGTGAAGGGGGCGACGATCGCCGACGATCGTCTGCTCGTCCAGTACGAACGCGCGGCCGTCTCCGAACTCGAAGTGTTCGACCTCGACGGCGATCACCTGCGATCGATCGAGTTACCGGGAATGGGAACGGTAACCGGATTGAACGGCAACCCTGACACGCCCGAGGCCTTCTTCGGGTACCAGTCGTTCGACCACCCGCCGGCGGTGTTTCGATACGATCTCGAGTCGGACGCCTCCGAAGAACTGGATCGTCCCGATATCTCCCTCGGGTTCGATCTAACTGTCGACCAAGTCCGCTACGAGTCGGCCGACGGCACCGAGATTCCGATGTTCGTCGTCCACCGTGCCGACCTCGAGCGCGACGGCGACAACCCCGCGTTGCTGTACGGCTACGGTGGCTTCGAGAACAGCGAGACGCCGGAATTCCAGAAATTCGGTCGCGAGTTCCTCCGCTCGGGGGGCGTCTACGCGAAGGCGAACCTCCGTGGCGGTGGCGAGTTCGGCAAAGAGTGGCACGAGGCTGCCCGCGGTCCGGACAAACAGAACACGTTCGACGATATGATCGCCGCCGCGGAGTACCTGATCGACGAGGGGTACACCTCGAGTGAACGGCTGGCGATCTGGGGTCGCTCGAACGGCGGGCTAACGGTCGGCGCGGTGATGACGCAACGACCCGACCTGCTGGCTGCGGTCTGCTGTCACGTCCCGCTGCTCGACATGCTCCGGTTCCACACGTTCCTTCTCGGGGCGTCCTGGACGAGTGAGTACGGCTCCCCCGACGATCTCGAGGCCTACGAGTGGATTCGAGAGTATTCGCCATACCACAACGTCTCGGAGCGCGAGTATCCCGCCGTCTTCTTCGAGACCGCCGAGGACGACACGCGGGTCCACCCGGTTCACGCCTGGAAGATGGCCGCCCGCATGCAGGCGGTCGCCGACGGTGGTCCGTTCCTCTGCAAGACGAATCGCGACACCGGCCACGGCACCGGCAAACCGACGTGGATGATCGTCGAGGAGCAACTCGACACCTGGTCGTTCCTCTTCGACCAGCTCGCGGTCGAGTACGTCCGACCGTAGTTCGTTCCGGAACTGCTAAAGAACGAGCCGACGAATGGGCGTGACGATGCGACAGTACCTCGAGTTAGTCGACAGCGCACTCTCCGGGGGCACCTACAAGCCCAACCGGACCGGCGTCGATACGATCTCGTCGTTCAGCGAACACTACGAGGTAGACCTCCAGGAGGGGTATCCGCTCCTGACGACGAAGCAGATGGACGGCTACCGCTGGAACTCCATGCTCCACGAGGTCTGCTGGTATCTCTCGGGCGAGGAGCACATCCGGGACCTCCGCGAGGAGACGAAGATCTGGGACGCGTGGGCCGACGAGGAGGGGCGTCTCGACACCGCCTACGGCCGGTTCTGGCGACGATACCCCGTTCCCGATCAGGAAGCGCAACTCGAGGGCGAGTCCTGGCCGGACGACGCCCACCGGTGGGTCACCGTCGAGGAGGGCAACGACGGTGGGACGCGACGCACGTTCGACCAGCTACAATACGTGGTCGACACGCTCTCGGATTCGCCGAACTCGCGACGACTGGTCGTCAACGCCTGGCATCCCGCGAACGCCGCGGTGTCGACGCTGCCGCCCTGTCACTACAGCTTCGTCTTCAACGTTCAGGGCGACCGGCTGAACTGCCACCTCACGCAGCGGTCGGGTGACATCGCCCTCGGGGTGCCGTTCAATATCGCTGCGTACGCGCTCCTGACGAAGGTCGTCGCCCAGCAGACCGGCTTCGAACCGGGCACGTTCGCCCACACGGTCGTCGACGCCCACGTCTACTGCGGCCGCGGCGACCGCGGCGAGTGGTACGCCGACAACCTCGAGGCCCTGCAGTCTCGACTGGCCGACGTCGAGGACCGCGGGGAGTACCTCTCGATCAAGGAGTGGCTCGAGTCCGAAGCCCCCGCCGAGGCCGAGGGCGACGAACGGCTGGACCACGTTCCCGGCCTGCTCGAGCAGCTCTCGCGGGAACCGCTCGAGCGCCCGACGCTCGAGGTCGCCGACGCCTCGATCGACGACCTGACCTACGAGGACGTCTCGTTGCAGCAGTACGAGTCCCACGACGGGATTCAGTTCTCGGTGGCCGAATGACTGCGGCGTCGCTCGAGACCGACCTCGAACTCGTCGGGATCGCAGCGGTCGCCGACAACGGCGTCATCGGTGTCGACGGCGAGATGCCCTGGCACCTCCCCGAGGACCTGCAGCACTTCAAGGAGACGACGATGGATCATCCCGTCATCATGGGGCGAGTGACCTACGAGGGAATTCTCGAGGCGCTCGGCGAACCCCTTCCCGGTCGGACGACGATCGTGTTGACGAGCCAAGACCTCGAGACGCCGGAAAACGCCGTCGTCGCGAACGATCTCGGGGAGACCCTCGAGAAAGCCGAAACTGCTGCAGTCGAACGACACGGCACGAATCGCGCGTTCGTCGCGGGCGGCGGAACGGTCTACGAGGCGTTTCTCCCGACGCTCGATCGACTGATTCTCACCGAAGTCCACGACGAACCGGACGGGGACACCACCTTCCCCGAGTGGGATCGAGACGCGTTCCAGGAAGTCGACCGCGACGAGCGCGACGGGTTCGCGTTCGTCGAGTACGTTCGCCGCGACTGATCGAAACCGACTCGGTCGCCGCCAATACGGACCGCTGTAAGTCATCGCCGGAGCGACCGAGAGGGGGTCGTACCGGGAACGGTACAGTACTCCGTCTGCTTTTCCTTCACACGGTTCGTTCTCGAGCCCTGACCGGGCCTCTCTCGCTCTCCTCCACCCCTCATATAAAACCGTGTATTTCCCGCCAAATATTGGGTTGTTATAGTCTCTACTAACGATTCTCGAGGGTTTGAAATACCTTGCCTACCCAGAACGGGGTATGGCAACTGATGAGTTCTCGGAGGCGATCCGGGAGTTCGAACACGACGGCGAGACGTACAAGATGGCCGACCTCACGGTTCTCGAGGAGGAAGGGCTCTGTGACCTCGAGAAACTGCCCGTGAGCATCCGGGTTCTGCTCGAGTCGGTGCTCCGAAACGCGGCGACAGAGGGCGAGACTGTCGACGCGGACGCGGTCCGCGCTGCGGCGTCCTGGGAACCGGACGTTCCGGACGCCGAAGTACCGTTTACGGTGTCGCGGGTCGTCCTGCAGGACCTGACCGGCGTCCCTGCGGTCGTCGACCTCGCGGCGCTTCGCTCCGCGGCCGACCGCAAGGGCGTCGACCCGACGGTCGTCGAACCCGAAGTCCCCTGTGACCTCGTGATCGACCACAGCGTGCAGGTCGACCACTTCGGCAGCGCGGACGCCTACGAGAAGAACGTCGAGATCGAGTACGAACGCAACGAAGAGCGATACCGCGCGATCAAGTGGGCACAGCAGGCGTTCGACGAGTTCAACGTCGTCCCACCGGGAACGGGAATCGTCCACCAGGTCAACCTGGAACACCTCGGACGGGTCGTCCACGAACGCGAGGAGGGCGGCGACCAGTGGCTCTACCCCGACACGCTCGTCGGCACGGACAGCCACACTCCGATGATCGGCGGCATCGGCGTCGTCGGCTGGGGTGTCGGTGGTATCGAGGCCGAGGCCGCGTTGCTCGGCCAGCCGATCAACATGTCGCTGCCGGAAGTCGTCGGCGTCCGTCTGACGGGCGAACTCCCCGAGGGGGCGACAGCGACGGACCTCGTGCTCCACATCACTGAGAAACTCCGCGAAGTCGGCGTCGTCGACAAGTTCGTCGAGTTCTTCGGCCCCGGCGTCTCCCAGCTTTCGGTTGCGGACCGTGCGACCATCTCGAACATGGCCCCCGAACAGGGGTCGACGATCAGCATGTTCCCCGTCGACGAGAAGACCCTCGAGTACCTCGAGTTGACGGGTCGCGACGAGGACCACGTCGAACTCGTCCGCGAGTATCTCGAGGCACAGGGGCTGTTCGGCGAGCAGGACCCCGAGTTCACCGAGGTCGTCGAGTTCGACCTCGGCGACGTCGAGCCGAGCCTCGCCGGTCACAAGAAGCCTCACTCGCGCATCCCGATGGGCGACCTGGACGAACACTTCCCCGCGTTGCTCCAGGAGGAGGGCGTCCTCGGTGCCGGCGGTGAGCCCGCAATCGGTGACGGCGGTGCCGCAGCCGACGACTCGAGCGCCGCCGGACCCGGGCTCGCTCTCGACGAGAAAGTTCCCGTCGAACTCGAGGACGGTACGGAGATCGAAATCGGTCACGGCGACGTCCTCGTCAGTGCGATCACGTCCTGTACGAACACCTCGAATCCGTCCGTGATGGTCGCCGCCGGCCTGCTCGCACGCAACGCTGCCGAGGCCGGCCTCGAGGTGCCCGACTACGTCAAGACCAGCCTCGCACCCGGAAGCCGGGTCGTCACGGAGTACTTAGAGCGTGCGGACCTGCTCGAGGATCTGGAGGAACTGGGCTATCACGTCGTCGGCTACGGCTGTACGACCTGTATCGGGAACGCCGGCCCGCTACCGGACCCGGTCGAGGAAGCCATCGACGAACACGACCTCTGGACGACGAGCGTCCTCTCCGGAAACCGTAACTTCGAGGCGCGTATCCACCCGAAGATCAAGGCCAACTACCTCGCCAGCCCGCCGCTGGTCGTCGCCTACGGTCTCGCCGGCAAGATGGACATCGACCTCGAAGAGGAGCCGATCGGTACGAACGCCGAGGGC containing:
- the acnA gene encoding aconitate hydratase AcnA, with the translated sequence MATDEFSEAIREFEHDGETYKMADLTVLEEEGLCDLEKLPVSIRVLLESVLRNAATEGETVDADAVRAAASWEPDVPDAEVPFTVSRVVLQDLTGVPAVVDLAALRSAADRKGVDPTVVEPEVPCDLVIDHSVQVDHFGSADAYEKNVEIEYERNEERYRAIKWAQQAFDEFNVVPPGTGIVHQVNLEHLGRVVHEREEGGDQWLYPDTLVGTDSHTPMIGGIGVVGWGVGGIEAEAALLGQPINMSLPEVVGVRLTGELPEGATATDLVLHITEKLREVGVVDKFVEFFGPGVSQLSVADRATISNMAPEQGSTISMFPVDEKTLEYLELTGRDEDHVELVREYLEAQGLFGEQDPEFTEVVEFDLGDVEPSLAGHKKPHSRIPMGDLDEHFPALLQEEGVLGAGGEPAIGDGGAAADDSSAAGPGLALDEKVPVELEDGTEIEIGHGDVLVSAITSCTNTSNPSVMVAAGLLARNAAEAGLEVPDYVKTSLAPGSRVVTEYLERADLLEDLEELGYHVVGYGCTTCIGNAGPLPDPVEEAIDEHDLWTTSVLSGNRNFEARIHPKIKANYLASPPLVVAYGLAGKMDIDLEEEPIGTNAEGEEVYLEDVWPDPEEVRETIHDSVSPDMFEEKYASVYEGDDRWEALDAPEGEVYDWDPESTYIREPPFFQDFPLEEPGVDNVSDARSLLMLGDTVTTDHISPAGPFGEDLPAGQWLKERGVEPYEFNTYGSRRGNHEVMMRGTFANVRIENQLLDGKEGGYTIHHPTDEETTVFEASERYRDEDTPLVVMAGEELGTGSSRDWAAKGTDLLGIRATIGKSYERIYRDNLIGMGVLPLQFEDGEGWEELGLDGSEYFQIDGLEDGLEPNAELEVTAESDDGEVTEFTVTAQVDTPMAVEYVENGGVLHLVLRRLLEEELN
- a CDS encoding dihydrofolate reductase, yielding MTAASLETDLELVGIAAVADNGVIGVDGEMPWHLPEDLQHFKETTMDHPVIMGRVTYEGILEALGEPLPGRTTIVLTSQDLETPENAVVANDLGETLEKAETAAVERHGTNRAFVAGGGTVYEAFLPTLDRLILTEVHDEPDGDTTFPEWDRDAFQEVDRDERDGFAFVEYVRRD
- the purD gene encoding phosphoribosylamine--glycine ligase, with translation MTETVLLIGGGGREHAIARALEDSDADLYACAGNRNPGIARIAEGFETLETTNPKAVLEYAEEISADIAVIGPEAPLEAGVADELEDAGVYAFGPKEEDARIETDKAFQRRFMEKNDVPGCPDFETFDDMDAACEFIDEYDGDLAIKPAGLTGGKGVKVIGDQVTAEEGKEYIRESDYDRIVLEERLIGEEFTIQAFVANDTFETAPAVQDHKRAYEGDEGPNTGGMGSYSDATTALPFMTEDDYEEAVSIIEATVDALEDYRGILYGQFMLTADGPKVVEFNARFGDPEAMNTLPVLETDFLDVLTAARDGEPIPELEFADQATVCKYAVPEGYPTDPDAGAKVKVDEESAGDALLYYASVDERDDGIYTTTSRAFAVVGVADSITDAEEIAEDALAVAGDEGLHVRHDIGKPDLVQQRIDHVNDLRGE
- a CDS encoding prolyl oligopeptidase family serine peptidase, with protein sequence MSPDTPPQTRRENTSYERHGDIVEDPYRWLEKGGEDVDEFVDRQNEYADAYLESLEVRERLHPQFESLARTTDYGSITPALTGYFQEVETADDDQHVLSFRESLEDDREALVDPNEFSEDATKSMGWWTVSPEGERLAYGVDEGGDELYDVTVVEVPSGDVLEELPALGRANAGMFAWTPDGFYYGRTGLEGEAQLETEICYHEHGDDINEDALVYEVDDPATWPMLTTDRDGKHLLVALVAGWERSDLYYADVGETELTPVIADAEHFYMPLIHGDTAYVRTDLDAPYYRFLEIDLSGDVGEVEPADLPEVVPEREGIVKGATIADDRLLVQYERAAVSELEVFDLDGDHLRSIELPGMGTVTGLNGNPDTPEAFFGYQSFDHPPAVFRYDLESDASEELDRPDISLGFDLTVDQVRYESADGTEIPMFVVHRADLERDGDNPALLYGYGGFENSETPEFQKFGREFLRSGGVYAKANLRGGGEFGKEWHEAARGPDKQNTFDDMIAAAEYLIDEGYTSSERLAIWGRSNGGLTVGAVMTQRPDLLAAVCCHVPLLDMLRFHTFLLGASWTSEYGSPDDLEAYEWIREYSPYHNVSEREYPAVFFETAEDDTRVHPVHAWKMAARMQAVADGGPFLCKTNRDTGHGTGKPTWMIVEEQLDTWSFLFDQLAVEYVRP
- the thyA gene encoding thymidylate synthase yields the protein MRQYLELVDSALSGGTYKPNRTGVDTISSFSEHYEVDLQEGYPLLTTKQMDGYRWNSMLHEVCWYLSGEEHIRDLREETKIWDAWADEEGRLDTAYGRFWRRYPVPDQEAQLEGESWPDDAHRWVTVEEGNDGGTRRTFDQLQYVVDTLSDSPNSRRLVVNAWHPANAAVSTLPPCHYSFVFNVQGDRLNCHLTQRSGDIALGVPFNIAAYALLTKVVAQQTGFEPGTFAHTVVDAHVYCGRGDRGEWYADNLEALQSRLADVEDRGEYLSIKEWLESEAPAEAEGDERLDHVPGLLEQLSREPLERPTLEVADASIDDLTYEDVSLQQYESHDGIQFSVAE